In a single window of the Myxococcales bacterium genome:
- a CDS encoding DNA alkylation repair protein gives MNYREVLRELRRLGNPADAAGMGRFGINTETALGIRIPELRRLAKSLGKNHSLAEELWRSGLHEARILAGMIDDPRQVTGAQMEQWAAAFNSWDLCDQVCLNLFDRTPDAWNKALEWSERDEEFVKRAGFALMACLAWHDKKATDERFAPFFPAIARAADDPRNFVKKAVNWALRQIGKRNASLCRQAIATGREIAKQPSRSAQWIARDALQELERTRDRQDYKMA, from the coding sequence ATGAATTACCGCGAGGTTTTGCGGGAATTGCGCCGGCTGGGCAATCCCGCCGACGCCGCCGGGATGGGCCGCTTCGGCATCAACACCGAAACCGCCCTGGGCATCCGCATTCCCGAGTTGCGCCGGCTGGCGAAAAGCCTGGGGAAAAACCATTCGCTGGCAGAGGAATTATGGCGATCCGGCCTGCACGAAGCGCGGATTCTGGCGGGGATGATCGACGACCCGCGGCAGGTCACCGGCGCCCAGATGGAGCAGTGGGCCGCCGCCTTCAATTCGTGGGATCTGTGCGACCAGGTCTGCCTGAATCTTTTCGATCGCACGCCCGACGCCTGGAACAAGGCGCTCGAATGGTCGGAACGGGACGAGGAATTCGTCAAACGCGCCGGGTTCGCCCTGATGGCCTGCCTGGCCTGGCACGACAAAAAAGCGACCGACGAGCGATTTGCGCCGTTTTTCCCGGCCATTGCCCGAGCGGCCGACGACCCGCGCAATTTCGTGAAAAAGGCCGTCAACTGGGCGCTGCGCCAGATCGGCAAACGCAATGCCTCGCTCTGCCGCCAGGCCATCGCCACCGGCCGTGAAATCGCCAAACAACCGAGCCGCTCCGCCCAGTGGATCGCCCGCGACGCCCTGCAGGAACTGGAACGCACCCGGGATCGACAGGATTACAAAATGGCGTGA
- the tatC gene encoding twin-arginine translocase subunit TatC produces the protein MSDNASPLANWLPVVTALRRKLLHSAIAVSIGAGIGIYFSEDLLAILKVPFLGVMGPHSRLYFTAPSESFATYMIIGILAGVIMAAPYLFLQLWWVIAPILYRTRQRLFLFYAMLTAVTFVAGSLFGYFGVLPAAIDFLVKRFEMKTTFEAYLKVSDFTEFSLKLLVAFGLAFEMPVVMLILGRLGLIGAGTLWRGFRYAVVLVFLAAAVLTPPDLLTQILLGLPLCLLYLSGVLLVWIFGKRRREETA, from the coding sequence TTGTCCGACAATGCCTCGCCGCTCGCCAACTGGCTGCCCGTCGTCACCGCGCTGCGGCGTAAGCTGCTGCACAGCGCGATCGCCGTCAGCATCGGGGCCGGCATCGGCATTTATTTTTCCGAGGATCTGCTGGCGATTCTCAAGGTGCCCTTTCTCGGCGTGATGGGGCCCCACAGCCGATTGTATTTCACCGCGCCCTCCGAAAGTTTCGCCACCTACATGATCATCGGCATCCTCGCCGGGGTGATCATGGCCGCGCCCTATCTGTTCCTGCAACTCTGGTGGGTGATCGCGCCGATCCTGTACCGCACGCGGCAGCGCCTTTTTTTGTTTTACGCGATGCTCACCGCGGTGACCTTCGTCGCCGGTTCGCTCTTCGGCTATTTCGGCGTGTTGCCGGCGGCGATCGACTTTCTGGTCAAGCGGTTCGAGATGAAAACCACCTTCGAGGCCTACCTGAAGGTCAGCGACTTCACCGAGTTCTCGCTCAAGCTGCTGGTGGCTTTCGGACTGGCTTTCGAGATGCCGGTGGTGATGCTGATTCTGGGCCGCCTGGGCCTGATCGGCGCCGGCACGCTGTGGCGCGGGTTCCGTTACGCGGTGGTGCTGGTGTTTCTGGCCGCGGCGGTGCTGACGCCGCCCGATCTGCTGACGCAGATCCTGCTGGGCCTGCCGCTTTGCCTGCTCTACCTGTCGGGAGTGCTGCTGGTCTGGATCTTCGGCAAACGCCGCCGGGAAGAAACCGCCTAG
- a CDS encoding OmpA family protein — MMRLRRLAGILTALLLVFPWVARAAEGFNAHFFDPTPFAGRYLTFEDAQTLPQFRWALGALIDYANAPVEVRTDNDRTTGVLDSLLTTDVTGAFSFHEMVNAGVQVPLHWFNRGRSFNDLGDADGVSSRQNRTSMGDIRVLAKVRIIEEGNWPFGVAVTPFVTFPTGDASRLLGEGRITGGFTATYEINLAWLRMALNGGWHYRGGSGVLGTTVRNAYPLAAGLSRDIDPRLNLSLEMHGEMYESTNNRDFAGNPLELDLVGRYKLGQGLRVVAGGGPGLTSGVGSPDFRLFGGVDYAPEPQAIPTPSTGNLRVVVQDRFGKPLEAEVGIEGAELRLGNTVNGTFALSSLMPGNYQVRVSRPDFDSGLTEVTVYAGQTSTVTVVLYPVATRLNIIVLDRDQGHRLPGRLIFRPGTKDENVADNPSGEFSLEVEAGPLTFTAESQGYESVMTTAEAEKGTTTTVTVHLRRKIEKSGKIFFDLDSADLRPESLPVLRDVARQIKELHPHLVVIEGHCSDEGSDEYNLKLSERRSESVRAYLIKQGLAPSMLKAMAFGESRPIASNETEEGRERNRRVEFIIEEE, encoded by the coding sequence ATGATGCGCCTACGCCGGTTGGCGGGCATTCTGACGGCGCTGCTGCTCGTGTTTCCCTGGGTCGCCCGGGCGGCCGAGGGATTCAACGCGCATTTTTTCGATCCGACGCCGTTCGCCGGCCGTTACCTGACCTTCGAGGACGCCCAAACCCTGCCCCAATTCCGCTGGGCGCTGGGCGCGCTGATCGATTATGCCAATGCCCCGGTGGAGGTGCGGACCGATAACGACCGCACGACCGGTGTCCTCGACAGTTTGCTGACCACCGACGTGACGGGCGCGTTTTCCTTTCACGAAATGGTCAACGCCGGCGTCCAGGTGCCGCTGCATTGGTTCAATCGCGGCCGTTCGTTCAACGACCTGGGCGACGCCGACGGCGTTTCCTCGCGGCAGAATCGCACTTCGATGGGCGATATCCGCGTCCTGGCCAAGGTGCGGATCATCGAGGAAGGCAACTGGCCGTTCGGCGTGGCCGTCACGCCCTTCGTGACTTTCCCCACCGGCGACGCCTCGCGCCTGCTGGGCGAGGGCCGGATCACCGGCGGCTTCACGGCGACCTACGAAATCAATCTGGCTTGGCTGCGGATGGCGCTCAACGGCGGCTGGCATTATCGCGGCGGCTCGGGCGTTTTGGGCACCACGGTGCGCAACGCGTATCCGCTCGCGGCGGGCCTGTCGCGCGACATCGACCCGCGGCTCAATTTAAGCCTGGAAATGCACGGCGAGATGTACGAGTCGACGAACAACCGCGACTTCGCGGGCAACCCGTTGGAATTGGATCTGGTCGGCCGTTATAAGCTCGGCCAGGGCCTGCGGGTGGTCGCCGGCGGCGGGCCGGGCCTGACCAGCGGCGTCGGCAGCCCCGATTTCCGGCTCTTCGGGGGCGTCGATTACGCGCCGGAGCCGCAGGCGATCCCGACGCCGAGCACCGGCAATTTGCGCGTCGTGGTGCAGGACCGGTTCGGCAAGCCGTTGGAAGCCGAGGTCGGCATCGAGGGCGCGGAATTGCGCCTGGGCAACACCGTCAACGGCACCTTCGCGCTGTCGAGCCTGATGCCCGGCAATTACCAGGTGCGCGTCTCGCGGCCCGATTTCGATTCGGGCCTGACCGAGGTGACGGTCTACGCGGGTCAGACCTCCACCGTGACCGTGGTGCTGTATCCGGTGGCGACCCGCCTGAACATCATCGTGCTCGACCGCGACCAGGGCCACCGCCTGCCCGGGCGCCTCATTTTCCGACCCGGCACGAAGGATGAAAACGTCGCGGACAACCCGAGCGGCGAATTCAGCCTCGAAGTGGAAGCGGGGCCACTCACCTTCACCGCTGAATCGCAAGGTTACGAATCGGTGATGACCACGGCCGAGGCGGAAAAGGGCACGACGACCACGGTGACCGTGCATTTGCGGCGGAAGATCGAAAAATCCGGCAAGATTTTCTTCGACCTCGACAGCGCGGATTTGCGGCCCGAAAGCCTGCCCGTGCTGCGGGACGTGGCGCGGCAGATCAAAGAGCTGCATCCGCATCTGGTCGTGATCGAAGGCCACTGCAGCGATGAAGGTTCCGACGAATACAACCTCAAGCTCTCGGAGCGGCGGTCCGAGTCGGTGCGCGCCTACCTGATCAAGCAGGGTCTGGCGCCGAGCATGCTCAAGGCCATGGCCTTCGGCGAATCGCGGCCGATCGCCTCGAACGAAACCGAGGAAGGCCGCGAGCGCAACCGCCGGGTCGAATTCATCATCGAGGAGGAATGA
- a CDS encoding DUF1566 domain-containing protein: MKASSWWLLVLMLALVIAVSGCHKNDDGKNDDDDASNNNDDDVDDDDNDNDNDNDNDNNDDNDSVDDDDTWPGSEAHGKTWTDPASGLMWQVGYGSPWPWNEVIPYCENLTLGGHDDWRLPTISELRTLVRGCASIATGGSCGVTDSCLELACQDDSCSACDGTTGPHNGCFGPAELKCPCCWFWSSSRLADNPKKGWILDFGWGVIEPTNNGDYGTRCVR; encoded by the coding sequence ATGAAAGCTTCTTCTTGGTGGCTGTTGGTCCTGATGCTGGCTCTGGTAATCGCGGTATCCGGTTGCCATAAAAATGACGATGGTAAAAACGACGATGACGACGCTAGCAATAACAATGACGACGATGTTGATGACGACGACAACGACAACGACAACGACAACGACAATGACAATAACGACGACAACGACTCGGTTGACGACGACGACACCTGGCCCGGCAGCGAAGCGCACGGAAAAACCTGGACCGATCCAGCTTCGGGTCTAATGTGGCAGGTAGGATATGGCAGCCCTTGGCCTTGGAATGAAGTCATCCCCTACTGCGAGAACTTGACCCTTGGCGGCCATGACGATTGGCGACTACCGACGATTTCCGAACTGCGGACCTTGGTTCGCGGATGCGCATCGATCGCGACCGGGGGATCCTGCGGTGTAACCGATTCCTGCCTTGAGCTTGCCTGTCAGGACGATTCTTGCTCCGCCTGCGACGGTACGACGGGCCCGCATAACGGTTGTTTCGGTCCCGCTGAATTAAAATGTCCTTGTTGTTGGTTCTGGTCTTCGTCCCGCTTGGCGGACAATCCAAAAAAAGGCTGGATTCTCGACTTCGGTTGGGGAGTGATCGAACCCACCAACAATGGCGATTATGGCACGCGTTGCGTCCGATAG
- a CDS encoding isochorismatase family protein gives MELEGLLPRGTTALVVVDIQEKLFPHVQQGEKILANSLKVIEFCKRLEIPILVTEQYPKGLGASLPVVKEALGDEYRPIPKTAFSCFGEPEFVTALEELDVETLVLIGIETHVCVLQTALVGMAGDYDIMVLADCVSSRDTLNHELGLRRLGDEGALIGSSEMFFYEMLVAAKTDDHKAVFDLLK, from the coding sequence ATGGAACTGGAAGGTTTGCTGCCGCGCGGGACGACCGCCCTGGTGGTCGTCGACATTCAGGAAAAGCTGTTCCCCCATGTGCAACAAGGGGAAAAAATCCTGGCCAACAGCCTGAAGGTGATCGAGTTCTGCAAACGGCTGGAAATTCCCATCCTGGTCACCGAGCAATATCCCAAGGGCCTGGGCGCCTCGCTGCCCGTGGTGAAGGAAGCGCTGGGCGATGAATACCGCCCGATCCCGAAAACCGCTTTTTCCTGTTTCGGCGAGCCCGAATTCGTGACCGCGCTGGAAGAACTGGACGTGGAAACGCTCGTGCTGATCGGCATCGAAACGCACGTTTGCGTCCTGCAAACGGCGCTGGTCGGCATGGCCGGCGATTACGACATCATGGTGTTGGCCGACTGCGTCTCATCGCGCGACACGCTCAATCACGAGTTGGGACTGCGCCGCCTGGGCGACGAAGGCGCGTTGATCGGCAGCAGCGAAATGTTTTTCTACGAAATGCTCGTGGCAGCCAAAACCGACGACCACAAGGCCGTTTTCGACTTGCTGAAGTAG